Proteins encoded in a region of the Pseudomonas sp. PDNC002 genome:
- a CDS encoding glycosyltransferase, with amino-acid sequence MDETNLATLERDNARLERDVAIRQRDAAIAQVATLKNTRSWRITRPLRALLHWFRYGSFHEGVQTIDFLAHEGLPLTAPPTRSAPASLKPCQAEHRFDIVCFANINWGARFQRPQQLMRQFAQNGHRVFYIVPSRCPEPGHAYSSIEVDAGVFEIALQPHELMDCYGKRITEQNVEAYSRAIETLATDFRIKTAVSVVHLSFWAPLAARLRRDHGWRVQYDCMDDWVGFPGIGDELLEAEETLVRSADLVTVTADLLHAKWANASSNCLLLRNGVDFGFFERNCVPNGLLSELERPLIGFYGALAEWVDLQLIADIAKRRPDWNFVLIGDIFVNDLAGLDALANVHLLGRKPYEQMPLYLYRFDVCLIPFRLYNVTHAVDPVKFYEFISAGKPVVSVPLQEMKIYEDFVYFASDPDSFVEQIERALDETDLQLAQRRVALARTNDWRNRFDSNLAALTALHPKVSIVVVTYNNVALTQGCIDSLLRNTTYPNYELIVVDNASSDDTRNYLRYLSRTEDRVSIVLNDRNLGFAAANNQGLRLATGDYLVLLNNDTVVPKGWIDPLLRHLQDPQVGLVGPVTNSVGNEAKIDVDYTDMEQMEAFADRHVAHHRGRTFDIAMLAMFCVALRRDVLDSIGFLDEAFGIGMFEDDDYSRRIQAAGLRTLCAEDAFVHHYGQASFKKLIANGEYQALWDRNQAYFENKWGAWTPHVTRQQPGPRQASEGTVHDRAQR; translated from the coding sequence ATGGATGAAACCAATCTGGCCACGCTCGAGCGCGACAATGCGCGTCTTGAGCGAGATGTGGCGATCCGGCAGCGGGACGCGGCGATTGCCCAGGTTGCGACCCTGAAGAACACCCGTTCATGGCGGATAACCCGGCCGCTGCGCGCCCTGCTCCACTGGTTCCGCTATGGCTCCTTCCATGAAGGGGTCCAGACCATCGATTTCCTGGCGCACGAAGGCCTTCCCCTCACAGCGCCACCGACACGTTCGGCGCCGGCGTCGCTCAAGCCCTGCCAGGCTGAACATCGCTTCGACATCGTGTGCTTCGCCAACATCAACTGGGGCGCGCGCTTCCAGCGGCCGCAACAGCTGATGCGCCAGTTCGCCCAGAACGGCCATCGGGTTTTCTACATCGTTCCTTCGCGCTGCCCGGAGCCTGGCCATGCCTACAGCAGCATCGAGGTCGACGCCGGCGTGTTCGAGATCGCGCTGCAACCCCATGAGCTCATGGACTGCTATGGCAAGCGCATTACCGAGCAGAACGTAGAGGCCTATTCGCGGGCAATCGAGACGCTGGCCACGGACTTCCGGATCAAGACCGCGGTGTCGGTCGTGCATCTATCCTTCTGGGCGCCCCTGGCCGCCCGTCTGCGTCGCGATCACGGCTGGCGAGTCCAGTACGACTGCATGGATGACTGGGTGGGTTTCCCCGGTATCGGCGACGAATTGCTGGAAGCCGAGGAAACCCTGGTCAGGAGCGCCGACCTGGTGACGGTGACCGCTGATCTGCTCCACGCGAAATGGGCGAACGCGAGCAGCAACTGCCTGCTGCTACGCAACGGCGTGGATTTCGGGTTCTTCGAACGCAACTGCGTACCGAACGGTCTGTTGTCAGAGCTCGAGCGCCCCCTGATCGGCTTCTACGGCGCCCTGGCCGAGTGGGTCGACCTGCAGTTGATCGCGGACATCGCGAAGCGGCGGCCCGACTGGAACTTCGTGCTGATCGGCGACATTTTCGTCAACGACCTGGCCGGCCTGGATGCCCTCGCCAACGTGCATCTGCTGGGCAGGAAACCCTACGAACAGATGCCGCTCTACCTGTACCGGTTCGACGTCTGCCTGATTCCCTTCCGCCTCTATAACGTGACGCATGCGGTCGACCCGGTGAAATTCTATGAATTCATCAGCGCCGGGAAACCGGTGGTATCGGTCCCACTGCAGGAAATGAAGATCTACGAAGACTTCGTCTATTTCGCCAGTGACCCGGATTCCTTCGTCGAACAGATCGAGCGCGCACTGGATGAAACCGATCTGCAACTGGCGCAACGACGCGTAGCGCTGGCCCGCACCAATGACTGGCGCAATCGCTTCGACTCCAACCTTGCGGCGCTGACTGCATTGCATCCCAAGGTGTCGATCGTGGTCGTCACCTACAACAACGTCGCGTTGACCCAAGGCTGCATCGACAGCCTCCTGCGCAATACCACCTACCCGAACTACGAGCTGATCGTGGTCGACAACGCGTCCTCGGACGATACGCGCAATTACCTGCGCTACCTGAGCCGCACCGAAGACCGCGTCAGCATCGTGCTCAATGATCGCAACCTGGGCTTCGCCGCCGCCAATAACCAGGGGCTGCGCCTGGCCACCGGGGATTACCTGGTATTGCTCAACAACGACACCGTGGTGCCCAAGGGCTGGATCGACCCGCTGCTGCGACACCTGCAGGACCCGCAGGTCGGCCTTGTCGGACCGGTGACCAATTCGGTCGGTAACGAAGCGAAGATCGACGTCGACTACACCGACATGGAACAGATGGAGGCATTCGCCGACCGCCACGTCGCACATCATCGCGGCCGTACCTTCGATATCGCGATGCTCGCCATGTTCTGCGTGGCGCTGCGCCGCGACGTGCTGGACTCGATTGGCTTCCTCGACGAGGCATTCGGAATCGGCATGTTCGAGGATGACGACTACAGCCGGCGCATCCAGGCCGCGGGCCTGCGGACCCTTTGTGCCGAGGACGCCTTCGTCCATCACTACGGGCAGGCTTCCTTCAAGAAACTGATCGCCAACGGTGAATACCAGGCGTTGTGGGACAGGAACCAGGCGTATTTCGAAAACAAATGGGGCGCCTGGACGCCCCACGTGACGCGCCAGCAGCCAGGGCCAAGGCAAGCAAGCGAGGGGACCGTTCATGATCGAGCTCAACGATAA
- a CDS encoding 2OG-Fe(II) oxygenase family protein — protein MIDLSKLSARHLQSTPFSWAEIGALYSPEDAKALAETYPHDHFKTVSGYGGEKDYEYEARQLIAMGTQQVVNPQALSPHWLALSKNLCSSAYRQAMSALTGVDLSQAPMEANVFHYGPGANLGPHPDLADKLVTHILYFNETWDPADGGCLQILASADPSHIVAEVAPVIGNSAILVRANNSWHAVSRVVDDCHSSRRSLTVTFYRPGATSSMWPADDREPLHNYGERTSGALPAGDHAHG, from the coding sequence ATGATTGACCTGAGCAAACTCAGTGCCCGCCATCTGCAATCCACGCCTTTTTCGTGGGCGGAAATCGGCGCGCTCTACAGCCCCGAAGATGCCAAGGCACTGGCCGAAACCTATCCGCACGACCACTTCAAGACGGTGTCCGGTTACGGCGGGGAGAAAGACTATGAATACGAGGCGCGGCAGCTGATTGCCATGGGCACCCAGCAGGTGGTGAACCCACAAGCCTTGAGCCCTCATTGGCTGGCACTGTCGAAGAACCTCTGTTCGAGCGCCTACCGCCAGGCGATGTCCGCACTGACCGGCGTGGACCTGTCCCAGGCGCCCATGGAAGCCAACGTCTTCCATTACGGCCCCGGCGCCAACCTGGGGCCCCACCCCGATCTCGCCGACAAGCTGGTGACGCATATCCTCTACTTCAACGAGACCTGGGACCCGGCGGACGGCGGCTGCCTGCAGATACTGGCCTCCGCCGACCCCAGCCATATCGTTGCCGAAGTGGCGCCGGTCATTGGCAACTCCGCCATCCTCGTGCGCGCGAACAACTCCTGGCATGCCGTCTCCAGGGTAGTGGACGATTGCCACTCCTCACGGCGCAGCCTCACCGTCACCTTCTATCGACCGGGCGCCACCAGTTCGATGTGGCCCGCCGATGATCGCGAGCCGTTGCACAACTATGGCGAGCGGACCAGCGGAGCACTCCCCGCCGGGGATCATGCCCATGGATGA
- a CDS encoding polysaccharide pyruvyl transferase family protein, producing MNQDWQVGIFGTFDVANYGDLLFPIIAQAELTRRLGAVTLHRFSYHGKSAPQWPYDVTSLSQLPEIAGQLDAVLIGGGFIVRFDKLVATDYYPPTPSIHHPTGYWLTPALIALQQSIPLIWNAPGMHCNGVPEWATPLLRLALEESPHVKVRDAPSQATLAQLSDAARVEVLPDTAFGLSRLIDAQSPSAAFLDALATAGLTRPYVVVQSIWGLESFLQLWRTHAGIFEDYQLLLLPIGPVLGDHESVLGDDLARACSLPFWPEPLLLAELIAHSEAVVGHSYHLAISAIAFGVPVFSSADLNTGKYTALPVYERIFQLRRDQAIDPQWFRSNLGRQPCSRAASQAVVQLDEHWDRVAELIREGRRATQPAVNRFWQDLPNRLEDLHDQAQRHATAREQSQRDVAALQQQVASLERQEQLHQQERQHWQELQQRESERQQEQLQELLQQHQASAARIDELLGELQRGTDINGQLRQSLDLSERTCRELLDEQQRGATFTEQLRQALAVAERRLNQLQDSNSFKLTAPLRSVRRGLKKLLGSPTHD from the coding sequence ATGAATCAGGATTGGCAAGTCGGGATCTTCGGAACATTCGATGTCGCCAACTATGGCGACTTGCTGTTCCCCATCATCGCCCAGGCCGAACTGACCCGGCGCCTGGGCGCGGTCACGCTGCACCGCTTCTCCTATCACGGAAAATCCGCGCCTCAGTGGCCGTACGATGTCACGTCACTGAGCCAGCTGCCGGAAATCGCCGGGCAATTGGACGCGGTACTGATCGGCGGCGGCTTCATCGTTCGTTTCGACAAGCTTGTCGCCACGGACTACTACCCTCCCACCCCCTCCATCCATCACCCGACCGGGTATTGGCTGACCCCTGCCCTGATCGCACTGCAACAGAGTATTCCGCTCATCTGGAATGCGCCGGGCATGCACTGCAACGGCGTGCCGGAATGGGCCACTCCACTGCTGCGACTGGCACTCGAAGAGAGTCCTCACGTCAAGGTGCGCGACGCGCCATCGCAAGCGACCCTGGCCCAGCTTTCGGACGCCGCGCGGGTCGAGGTGCTTCCCGACACCGCATTCGGCCTCTCGCGGTTGATCGACGCCCAGTCGCCGTCAGCCGCCTTCCTGGATGCCCTCGCCACCGCCGGCCTGACCAGACCCTATGTGGTCGTGCAATCGATCTGGGGGCTGGAGAGCTTCCTCCAGCTATGGCGAACCCATGCCGGGATCTTCGAGGATTACCAGCTCCTGCTGCTGCCCATCGGACCGGTGCTCGGGGATCACGAATCGGTGCTGGGCGACGATCTCGCGCGGGCGTGCAGCCTGCCCTTCTGGCCGGAACCGCTGCTTCTGGCGGAACTCATCGCCCATTCGGAAGCGGTGGTGGGCCACAGCTATCACCTGGCGATCAGCGCCATCGCCTTCGGCGTACCGGTGTTCAGCTCCGCTGACCTGAATACCGGCAAGTACACGGCACTGCCGGTCTATGAGCGGATCTTCCAGCTGCGCAGGGACCAGGCGATCGACCCGCAGTGGTTCCGCTCCAACCTGGGCAGGCAGCCCTGCTCCAGGGCGGCGTCCCAGGCGGTGGTGCAACTCGATGAGCACTGGGACCGGGTGGCCGAGCTTATCCGTGAAGGGCGCAGAGCAACCCAACCGGCGGTCAATCGATTCTGGCAAGACCTGCCCAACCGTCTCGAAGACCTGCATGACCAGGCCCAACGTCACGCGACAGCCCGCGAGCAGAGCCAGCGCGATGTGGCGGCGCTGCAGCAACAGGTCGCAAGCCTGGAGCGGCAGGAGCAATTGCACCAGCAAGAGCGCCAGCACTGGCAGGAACTCCAGCAGCGCGAGAGCGAGCGGCAGCAGGAGCAGTTGCAGGAGTTGCTGCAGCAGCACCAGGCGAGCGCCGCTCGCATTGACGAGCTTCTGGGCGAGCTGCAGCGCGGGACCGATATCAACGGGCAACTGCGGCAGTCCCTGGACCTGTCCGAGCGCACGTGCAGAGAGCTGCTTGATGAGCAGCAGCGCGGCGCGACGTTCACCGAGCAACTGCGCCAAGCCTTGGCTGTCGCCGAGCGCAGGCTCAACCAGCTCCAGGACTCCAACTCCTTCAAGCTGACCGCACCCCTGCGCAGCGTTCGACGCGGACTCAAGAAATTACTGGGATCTCCTACACATGATTGA
- a CDS encoding phytanoyl-CoA dioxygenase family protein, translating to MLDREQLHGNGYALLRQAIAPALLDDLRAAFDANVLPSDQWPVPRGMDWRHAQLDRESSVQAVCRLPSLLAVAAELIGERFFLSQAEGREPLPGGGHQQLHRDLSARRPGDIVNALAFLDDFAPDNGATRLVPGSHRCAPGEPPFDFNDESRSEQLSGSAGDILVFDVDLVHAGSLNISGARRRSILISYRSEHLYAAHLETTHLRNIRMETSDRFDPSDFRLGA from the coding sequence GCTGGACGATCTGCGCGCGGCGTTCGACGCCAACGTCCTGCCGTCGGACCAATGGCCCGTTCCCCGCGGCATGGATTGGCGCCACGCGCAGTTGGACAGGGAGTCGTCCGTGCAGGCCGTTTGCCGTCTGCCATCGTTGCTGGCGGTGGCCGCAGAGTTGATCGGCGAGCGTTTCTTCCTCTCGCAGGCAGAGGGACGCGAGCCCCTGCCTGGCGGCGGACATCAGCAACTGCACCGCGACCTGTCGGCCCGCCGGCCAGGCGATATCGTGAATGCCCTTGCCTTCCTCGACGATTTCGCCCCCGACAATGGCGCCACCCGCCTCGTTCCCGGTAGCCACCGCTGCGCGCCCGGGGAGCCACCCTTCGACTTCAACGACGAGTCCCGATCCGAGCAGTTGAGTGGCTCGGCCGGCGACATCCTGGTATTCGACGTCGACCTGGTGCACGCAGGCAGCCTGAACATCAGCGGTGCGCGCCGACGCTCGATCCTGATCAGCTATCGCTCGGAGCACCTGTATGCCGCGCACCTGGAGACCACGCACCTGCGCAACATCCGGATGGAGACGAGCGACCGCTTCGACCCGTCGGACTTCCGCCTGGGCGCATGA
- a CDS encoding ABC transporter permease — protein sequence MVDASMRAGLFISPWRHRELLFSMVQREVIGRYRGSIMGLLWSLLNPLFMLLVYTFVFSMMFKLRWPQGSGSKAEFALLVFAGLLVFNVFSECVTRAPNLIIANTNYVKKVVFPLEILPWVVLGSVLFHTLANLSIWLVFHLIFFGLPPLTALLLPAILLPLILFSMGVSWLLASLGVYLRDVSQVVGVVTSALMFVSAIFYPASAFPDAYQQLLHLNPLTQVIEQTRDVLFWGVLPDLFAWSCSLLFASAVAWLGFVWFQNTRKGFADVL from the coding sequence ATGGTCGATGCGAGTATGCGGGCCGGTCTTTTCATCAGCCCCTGGCGACATAGGGAACTGTTGTTCTCCATGGTCCAACGGGAAGTGATTGGACGTTATCGCGGCTCGATCATGGGGTTGCTGTGGTCGCTCCTGAACCCGCTGTTCATGCTACTGGTCTACACCTTCGTATTCAGCATGATGTTCAAGCTGCGCTGGCCACAAGGCAGCGGCTCGAAGGCCGAGTTCGCGCTGCTGGTATTCGCCGGCCTGCTGGTGTTCAACGTGTTTTCCGAATGCGTTACCCGCGCGCCAAACCTGATCATCGCCAACACCAACTACGTCAAGAAGGTCGTGTTCCCCCTGGAGATCCTGCCCTGGGTCGTCCTGGGTTCGGTGTTGTTCCACACCCTGGCGAACCTGTCGATCTGGCTGGTCTTCCACCTGATCTTCTTCGGTCTTCCACCCCTGACCGCATTGCTGCTGCCGGCCATCCTCCTGCCGTTGATACTCTTCTCCATGGGGGTCTCCTGGCTCCTGGCATCACTGGGCGTGTATCTGCGCGACGTCAGCCAGGTCGTCGGTGTCGTCACTTCCGCACTGATGTTCGTCTCCGCCATCTTCTATCCGGCCAGCGCATTTCCGGATGCCTACCAGCAGCTCCTGCATCTCAACCCACTGACGCAGGTGATCGAGCAGACACGCGACGTCCTGTTCTGGGGCGTGCTGCCGGACTTGTTCGCCTGGAGCTGCAGCCTGCTCTTCGCCAGCGCGGTTGCCTGGCTGGGATTCGTGTGGTTCCAGAACACCCGCAAAGGATTTGCCGATGTACTCTGA
- a CDS encoding ABC transporter ATP-binding protein has translation MYSDIAVQASHLSKSYQIYDKPRDRLWQMLSRGRKHFYREFWALKDVSLELRRGEAVGIIGRNGSGKSTLLQLICGTLHATSGSVQSNGRIAALLELGSGFNPDFTGRENVFMNGAVLGLSRAEIDARFTEITDFAGIGDFIDQPTKTYSSGMLVRLAFAVAVCVQPDILIVDEALAVGDASFQFKCLNRLEALTQSGTTLLFVSHDMSMVKRFCSRALYLREGQVRASGSPEEMAELYLLDMRDEQRRWASGGAIPVALKAHLGDQGGIAFGTDEGHIASACFTNTEGLYSSFVYGEAIELRIETLVRESVELPSISVTIQEPRLLVIGGANLPLQPGEAQDGWRKATINVRFPASFAPGRYHITLKLMNGHTEETAQLIEKQVGLLAFDTLPGNKSFLGIVDLGIAPVQ, from the coding sequence ATGTACTCTGACATCGCGGTGCAGGCCAGCCACCTGAGCAAGAGCTACCAGATCTACGACAAGCCCAGGGATCGCCTGTGGCAGATGCTGTCGCGCGGAAGGAAGCATTTCTACCGCGAATTCTGGGCGCTCAAGGACGTATCGCTGGAACTCAGGAGAGGCGAAGCGGTGGGCATCATCGGCCGCAATGGCAGCGGCAAGTCGACGCTGCTGCAGTTGATCTGCGGAACGCTGCACGCGACATCCGGCAGCGTCCAGAGCAACGGCCGCATCGCTGCATTGCTGGAACTGGGCTCGGGCTTCAACCCTGACTTCACCGGTCGTGAAAACGTCTTCATGAACGGTGCGGTGCTCGGCTTGAGCCGCGCGGAAATCGACGCGCGCTTCACCGAAATCACCGATTTCGCCGGGATCGGCGACTTCATCGACCAGCCCACCAAGACCTATTCGAGCGGTATGTTGGTGCGCCTGGCGTTCGCGGTGGCGGTCTGCGTGCAGCCCGACATCCTGATCGTCGATGAAGCGCTCGCGGTGGGCGACGCCTCGTTCCAGTTCAAATGCCTGAATCGACTGGAAGCACTCACGCAGAGCGGCACGACACTCCTGTTCGTGTCCCATGACATGAGCATGGTCAAACGATTCTGCAGCAGAGCACTGTACCTGCGTGAGGGCCAGGTGCGCGCCAGCGGGTCCCCCGAGGAAATGGCCGAACTCTACCTGCTCGACATGCGTGACGAGCAACGGCGCTGGGCCAGCGGCGGCGCGATTCCCGTCGCCCTCAAGGCTCATCTGGGCGACCAGGGCGGTATTGCCTTTGGTACCGACGAAGGACATATTGCCTCCGCCTGTTTCACCAACACCGAAGGCCTGTATTCCAGCTTCGTCTATGGCGAGGCCATCGAGCTGCGGATCGAAACCCTGGTGCGCGAGTCGGTCGAGTTACCGAGTATCAGCGTGACGATCCAGGAGCCCCGGCTGCTGGTCATCGGCGGGGCGAATCTGCCCCTCCAGCCAGGCGAGGCGCAAGACGGATGGCGCAAGGCGACGATCAACGTCCGCTTCCCAGCCAGCTTCGCGCCGGGCCGATACCACATCACGCTGAAGCTGATGAACGGCCATACGGAAGAAACCGCACAGCTCATCGAGAAACAGGTGGGCCTGCTCGCGTTCGATACGTTGCCGGGCAATAAGAGCTTCCTGGGCATCGTTGACCTGGGAATAGCGCCAGTCCAGTAG